The genomic segment GAGTCCTCGGCCAGACTACCCTCGGGAGGAGATTGACTCTAACGAACTCATAAAAATGCTAGCCAACTTGGATTCGGTCTCGGTGCGCTAGAGGGGTACTAAGATACCTCCTGGGTACATGAACGCATCAGGTGCGTCTTCCTCCCTGTCATCACTCCTAAGGACAGCGTTGGACATGGTTACTAACCAAGTCGAGCAGATCGAGCAGCTTCACTTAAGAAGTCGTATTTGAGACACATGAGAAAGTAATACATCAGTGTTCTGCGGGATTACGAAGATAGGGAATTTAAAGCTCGGAGTTTGTGTGGCAATTTGTGCGCGATATGGCGGGTTAAAAGAGAGACCGGTTGGACAAGTTAGTAACAAACGTGAAATTAGACTCTCCTCTCTTTACTATGGAGAAATGAATAGACAGATGAACATTGGGACACATATTACAATCATACCAACATGACTTACACCACGCACTTATTGAAATGTCTTGGCGACTCGTTCACGTATGCCTTGTCGTTGATCAATGTATCTCATTCACCTACTCTACACCATACATGCTATATACTAATCTACAACGTCTCGTCACATCATTAAATCTATTTCTTATCCTCAACCCGCTGTTCCTTTTTTAAATGAAAGAAAGTTACTCCTTCTTCGGCTTGCATTCCTTGTTAGGACGAGCCAAACCCAAACAGGTGGCCATCTTGTAGAAAATGTCCACATTGCTATAAGTACCGCCAAAGGTCTCCTGGCAGGGACCCATAGCAAAGACAGGCACATCAGTAAGAGAGTGTACGCCCTGAGCCTCACTAGTAGGCAGAGTGCCGTTGATGACGATACCGTTGGGGGCGTCCTTGGGGTTCACGACATAGCTGCCGTCGCCGCCCTTGACAGCGGGCTCACGAGGGCCGCTCTTGTGGACTTTGTAGTCCTCACGGCGGTCGGgggcagcaccaacacctcCGGCGATGGCGTAACGGGGCTCCCAGTTGGCGGGGAAGTTGACACCCGTGCCGTACTGGATGTTCTTGCTCTGCTGGGTGTACTGCGAGAGACCGGACTTTTCGTAGACGCCAATGGCGTTGCGCTTGGCACGCTCGTCTTCTTGCTTGCCGAGGTATTCAGTGTCTGCGGATCCATAGACACTAAGAAGATGTAAGTAAGGTGAAtggttgattgaacaagcgGGAGGCAACTTACTCGAATCCGTGGCCGTGATCGGCAGAAACGACAATGAGGGTCTCGTCGAGAATCCTCAActgcttgagcttcttgacGGTCTCGCGGACGGTGTCGTCAAGCTCGAGGAGGTCGCCGAGGGCACGGTCGTAGTCAAGAGCGTGCATCTGCTtgtcaacagaggcagcttcGGACATTAGGAAGAAACCCTTTTCGCCACCACGCTTGTGCAGGACATCGATGGCCTTGAGGGTCATGTCCTTGAGACCAGGGAGGTCCAGGGCGGGCTCCTTTCCGCCCTTGGGGTCGTTCTTGAAGTTCCTCAGGTTGTCCTTGTAGATGTTACGGTCCAGCCAGACGGGCAAGTTGCTCTGGCAGAAGACACCGAGGGCCTTCTTGCTGGTGTCAATCTTGTCGAGTGAGgtcttgttcaagctgaCAGAGTATCCCTTCTTGGCAAACTCCTCGTAGTagtccttgcccttgtagGTGCCCTTTCCGGCAAAGAACTGCTCGGCACCAGCACCGAAAAAGACGTCAGGGCCACCGTGGTTGGTCCAGCTGTAGTTGGTCATGCCGTTGAGAGCCTGGTCGATCAGAGGGCCGTATTCGGAACGGCGACGGGTGTGACCGCTCAGAGCAATGGGAGTGGCATCAGCCAAAAAGGCAGTAGAAACGGCACCCCAAGCACCTTTCTATACGCAACGAATTAGGATTCATTCGACACGTTCCTTGTTAAATGGTTAAACGTACCGTGATTCGGCGGAAAATCTCAACAATGGTCTCAACCTTGGGGTCATCAAAGGGATCGGGAGAAGAATCAGCATGAACACTGTGTGGCCACGGTCAGCTTGCGGTTTAATGCCCATGACAGTAGCTTACATACCCCATGGCATTGACAGTGCTCTTGTGACCGGAGTACAGGGCAGAGGCAGAGTTGGCAGAGTCGGTGATGTAGCTATCAATCGAGTGGGTCATTTGGTGACCAAGCACAGGGAACTCATCCATTTGCATGCGAGTTTGGTATTTTCCATTGATGCTCTTGTGTCCGAGAAGACGGGCGGCGGTAATCTGGTCGTGTAAGTCCAAGTCATCCTTTTCACGAACCTCGCTCAAATTGACCCGTGGGCCTGGGGTAAACTTACCATGTTAGTGGTCATGCCGTCACCAATGAAGAAAATTACATTCTTGGCCTTGCGCTTCTCGACAATTGGGCGAACAAGCCATTCAGCAGTGGTCTTTTCGCCGCCATAGTACTGCAGAGTAACGGTGTACTTGCCGGGCTCGTTCAAAACGAGCTTGCGGTAAACCTtggaagcaacattgacaacgGAGGGAGTCTTCTTGTCTTCTGCGAAAAGATCCTCGTACCACTTGAAAGTCCACTTCTCCACCTCGGGCTCCTTGATACCAAAGAATTTGGTAATATCCTTGGCTCCCTTGCcctccttggcaatggtaACCTTGAACTTCTCATCAGGCTTGCCATCGTGGGCAGCCTCGGAGCCATTGACTGGGGCATGGACTTCGACTCTCAAGTCAAAAAGCTGACCTGGAAGGAAATCACTCTGATCAGGTGGCAAAACACACCCCAGCGTTGGGCAAGTTCCAAGACGCTGGTAGGTCTGGGCTGAGACAGCTGAGAGCGAAGCTGCCAGGACGGCAGCgaggttgagcttggcaagcaTAATTGCGTTGGTTCCCGTCGGTATTTCCTAGCGAACGAGAAGCAATTGACCTTTACAGCAAGCTTAACaggaaagaaggaggaagggaaggggagCTAGACAGAGCTCCCGCATTGGGATGCGCCGTGCTTATATGGCCCGTGGAAAATATTATTACAATCGACGCCAGGTGTGCAGCCCGGTGCATGCAAAAGGTCCAATCCATGGGTCGGAAGCTACCGACTGGATAACGTCAACGCAGCCGGATACCACTTCACGGGTTGTCAACCCGCGAACGTCCAACGGGGGTGTACACGCATATTTCGTCGAGTCTGAGCTAACATGGCAGAAaacccaacaccaacggcTCCATCTGGTGGATATTGACCCTCCATCTCTTCGCAGAAGCGGGAGAAGCGACAGGAACGATGTCACCATGAACCCTTTATCTTCAGGAACAAGAGCACGTGTGGGCGCCACTCTTGGAGACCACAGGTTTGTGCTACGTCGACAGAACCAGTgctggagcagcttgaggGTGAGAGGTCCAGGATTTGGAAGGCCAGGGTAAGCAGATGGAGACAGGACTTTTAGTCCGGTATTGGGAAGCGGAAAGCGAGTCGTACCTTGTCCAGCATGAGGGCGCGGTCTCTGGCCAGTCTGGAGAAAAGTAGACCAACGGCTTGAGTTGGGAGGCCTGGACCAAGCGTTGAGTTGAAGCCTGGTTGTGTTGGCAGCCACTT from the Pochonia chlamydosporia 170 chromosome 6, whole genome shotgun sequence genome contains:
- a CDS encoding extracellular phytase (similar to Coccidioides immitis RS XP_001246989.1), which codes for MLAKLNLAAVLAASLSAVSAQTYQRLGTCPTLGCVLPPDQSDFLPGQLFDLRVEVHAPVNGSEAAHDGKPDEKFKVTIAKEGKGAKDITKFFGIKEPEVEKWTFKWYEDLFAEDKKTPSVVNVASKVYRKLVLNEPGKYTVTLQYYGGEKTTAEWLVRPIVEKRKAKNVIFFIGDGMTTNMITAARLLGHKSINGKYQTRMQMDEFPVLGHQMTHSIDSYITDSANSASALYSGHKSTVNAMGVHADSSPDPFDDPKVETIVEIFRRITKGAWGAVSTAFLADATPIALSGHTRRRSEYGPLIDQALNGMTNYSWTNHGGPDVFFGAGAEQFFAGKGTYKGKDYYEEFAKKGYSVSLNKTSLDKIDTSKKALGVFCQSNLPVWLDRNIYKDNLRNFKNDPKGGKEPALDLPGLKDMTLKAIDVLHKRGGEKGFFLMSEAASVDKQMHALDYDRALGDLLELDDTVRETVKKLKQLRILDETLIVVSADHGHGFDVYGSADTEYLGKQEDERAKRNAIGVYEKSGLSQYTQQSKNIQYGTGVNFPANWEPRYAIAGGVGAAPDRREDYKVHKSGPREPAVKGGDGSYVVNPKDAPNGIVINGTLPTSEAQGVHSLTDVPVFAMGPCQETFGGTYSNVDIFYKMATCLGLARPNKECKPKKE